The stretch of DNA CCCGCAGCCAGCTGCACGGTAGCCACGCCTGGCGCCGGAGGCCGCGGCCTGCCCCGACCGGCCGTAGTCAGCAGCGGCACATGCCCCGGCGGCTGGGTGCCCAGGTTGCCAGCGCCGCGACCAAGGGAGCCAGGCGCCCCACCACCACCCGCCGGCGGCCTCTGGACAGTTGGCACCGGTGCACCATGTCCGGCTCCCGCAGCCGGCGGCGGCGCAGCCCCACCCCGACCTGCTGGAACCGACGCGGTGGTTTTTTTGGCAGGCGGCGCTGCCGCCCCGCGGCCAGCCATGGCCTTGAGAGGTGGGATTCTCTTCGCCCGACCAAATCCGCACGCCGGGAAGCCAGGAGTCCCCCGCCTAGGAACCCTAGCAACAGCAGCCAGCGGCGCAGTATCGGAAGAAAGAACGATCGCTGCGTACGTGCATGGGGGATTGCTACGTGAGGGACTCGGGTCCGGTCTAGCCTGGGCCACATACCCATCCATCCCTGGCCCATCTCCTCGCGGCCCCGACCGCCACAAAGTCGGCCCATCGCAGCCCACCAGATGATTCAGACGTATCGCTCGCATCTCAGCGATCTGGGTTGTCACCGCGGACGCCAcggccgccgccggcgccggacgAACGCCCATCCGCTTCACGTTCTTTCTTTTCTTAACAGTAATCCACGAATCCGGCCTAATCATGTCGAAAAGAGTAAGATTTGGAAGGCGTACCTTAGGTAAAGGTCCCTTCCACGGCCTGACCGCCGATGCCGCATTTCTCCGGTGAACGACACGGCGCACCAATTCCTTCCTCTCGTCCGGAAGAAGCCCAACCCGCGCCGGATCCTCCACCGGCACAACCGTGTATACGGTAGTGGCCACCTCATCTTCGTCATAACCTGCATGAAATAAATCACAAATCAAATCCGAAGGCGTAGGCGACGGCGGCGAACCCTCTGAGTCGTCGCTATCTCCGTCGGCATCCTCCTCGTCCGTAGCCAATAAGGCCCAGAAGCGGCCGCCGATGCCCGCCTGAGCCGCCGCGGGAGGACACGGTGCTTCTTCAACTGTGTCAAAGCTAGTTCCAAGCGTCGGGTTAACAACAGTGCCAACCTTGTTGTCTGCATAAGCTCTTATTGAAGCCTCGAGGGCAGGGACTCTGCTTGGGTTGGCATCCCTCTCTTCTGGCGCGTTGCCAATTCTAACACTGCATTCCCCCCACAAAAACGGTGGTAAATGTACTCTCTACTTGTACAGAGCGTCATAAACAGAGGTTTTTCTGAAAAAATAATGTTCATCTTTTGATAAAGAATCAACAAAAATTATGATTCTAAGCTAGCAAGAATGCTTATAAGAGGTAGACAAAAAGGAATTGTTTCTACATGGGGGTGAACTCTGTATATGCGTTTTTTCTCGTTACAGGCAAGTACAGGGAGATTCAATATCTGGTCTTACAGAAAAATGCTTTCATGGAGGTACAATCTCTGGCATCGCAGCAAAGTAACCGACAGATGAGTGTGTGTTTCTTACCGTCGAGTCCAACAGGAGGCCTTTGATTTCTTCACGACGACCCCTTCTGCATCTCCCTCCTCTTCCATAGATGCAATGGACGTTTTTTGAGCCGCCATATCGTTTGAGTCACCAATGATCTCACTCCCACCGTTTATGTATGAGCCGAGATTCGCGTCCACCACCCCGAACTGCTATTtaccgctgccaccgtccatcggCTCAGAAGAAATCACATAAGAGGAGCGCTCGCGCCCTTCATGAATGGAAGCAACCACAGACTCCACAACATCGATTCCGCCACCCAAAATATCACCCGCATCAGCCTTAGGAACCAATCTGCACTACATACACACTTCTCATCTAGTCAGATCCAGCCAACACCAGGGACAAAGAATAACTCAAGAATGAACAGGGGTGGATTCAAGTAGCAGAACACCAAATCAAATTAATGTTCCCTTCCCCGGGGCAAGCAACGGAACGAGATATAGGGACGCGAGATTGGTTCTTACCCTGACTCTGCTTCCTCAAAGAAGAACTCGAGGCCCGGAGGCCATCCATGGCGAGACGCCGCTCCGCACAGCCACGAACTGGAAGGGGATGAGTGCCCTGACGAGGCTAAGAAGAAGCACCGCTTCGGGCGTTAAGCCTGCATCGCC from Triticum urartu cultivar G1812 chromosome 3, Tu2.1, whole genome shotgun sequence encodes:
- the LOC125549498 gene encoding uncharacterized protein LOC125549498, with the translated sequence MAAQKTSIASMEEEGDAEGVVVKKSKASCWTRRVRIGNAPEERDANPSRVPALEASIRAYADNKVMTKMRWPLPYTRLCRWRIRRGLGFFRTRGRNWCAVSFTGEMRHRRSGRGRDLYLRSYSELRH